From a region of the Babesia bovis T2Bo chromosome 1, whole genome shotgun sequence genome:
- a CDS encoding FHA domain containing protein, producing the protein MYSSDEGMVGPMLRVCTRTWTRDSHDLFDYETLDSKQLAETYFASSHGFLLLRSEFTVSPAVTLSTRDDKGDKEHDYLLNVARNHSGDYTLLPAQRITGRPLNPQRLFLVVRSLPNKRYALQEDDLLKLGRYNLRVRRIVTTSLTDFDLTNLLDGPVPEIDYADVYGTTYQCRICLSEGTDEGRLLCLCECKGSIKYVHIDCMRRWMHLRSLKDMRDTDQPLKVSLISDSACELCKARLPKFIRVRGDLIPLVEIPDMTGPFIILEDNVPSPNKCLFFISVNEPDFVRIGRGHEASVRISDVSISRNHANILYDNGTFYIEDHNSKFGTLVAVRRPIPIRSCENIAFQVGRSLIEFCVDPTIQYIKGIVKIPPVIGRFSFCRDIATHLDSGKPSPAMSNHHNVVDDSMGTSADEQSQRSFVQYDHQNPLSMEFGESVSTFVRSGVPTNYSDSRGLSLGDASHVNGSYLPGEVYFPSFNGSHSEDITPQSPYGHVVDAPSPNSAADGILSLRLILNTPASNHDMNTSSRDHILTNLRYSNHVTSTNRIIPQHDPQCFTPMTRSLGLLDSSVTEDSARHGYYLPDNAFMSVDVPRDITVPEMATNGFQSRRVAASPVTEGSRGMWRCVTVSPASSIHTPK; encoded by the coding sequence ATGTATTCTTCTGACGAGGGGATGGTAGGTCCCATGCTTCGTGTTTGCACGCGTACTTGGACTCGTGACAGTCACGACTTGTTTGACTATGAGACTCTAGACTCCAAGCAGCTTGCTGAGACTTACTTTGCTTCATCTCATGGTTTTTTACTTTTACGTTCTGAGTTTACGGTTTCTCCTGCTGTGACTCTTTCTACTAGGGATGACAAAGGTGACAAGGAGCATGACTACCTTCTTAACGTTGCGCGCAACCACTCTGGTGACTACACTTTACTACCGGCTCAGCGTATTACTGGTCGTCCTTTGAACCCTCAGCGTTTATTTTTGGTTGTTCGTTCTTTACCGAACAAGCGTTACGCCTTACAGGAGGATGATTTGTTAAAATTAGGTCGTTACAATCTTCGTGTACGTCGTATTGTAACGACATCCTTGACAGATTTTGATTTGACCAATTTATTGGACGGTCCTGTTCCGGAGATCGACTATGCTGATGTCTATGGCACTACTTATCAGTGCCGTATATGTTTATCTGAGGGTACTGATGAGGGCCGCTTACTTTGTCTTTGTGAATGCAAGGGTTCCATTAAGTATGTCCACATAGACTGTATGCGTCGTTGGATGCATTTACGTTCATTGAAGGACATGCGGGACACCGACCAGCCTTTGAAGGTATCTTTGATATCCGATTCGGCGTGTGAGCTTTGCAAGGCTCGTTTACCCAAGTTCATTCGTGTAAGGGGTGATTTGATCCCATTAGTGGAGATACCTGACATGACAGGCCCTTTCATTATATTGGAGGATAACGTCCCTAGTCCTAACAAGTGTTTGTTTTTCATTAGTGTCAATGAACCCGATTTCGTTCGCATTGGTCGTGGTCATGAGGCTTCAGTTCGCATTTCTGATGTTTCTATATCTCGCAATCACGCCAACATTTTGTATGACAATGGTACTTTTTACATTGAGGACCACAATTCAAAGTTTGGTACATTGGTTGCAGTTCGTCGTCCAATTCCAATCCGATCCTGTGAGAACATAGCGTTCCAGGTTGGTCGGAGTTTAATTGAGTTTTGTGTGGATCCTACAATTCAGTACATAAAGGGTATTGTTAAGATTCCTCCTGTTATTGGACGTTTTAGTTTTTGCAGGGACATTGCTACTCATTTGGATTCTGGCAAGCCTAGTCCTGCCATGTCGAATCATCACAATGTAGTGGACGACTCCATGGGTACCAGTGCTGATGAGCAATCTCAACGTTCATTTGTGCAATATGATCATCAGAATCCGTTAAGTATGGAATTCGGGGAGTCCGTAAGCACCTTTGTTCGTTCGGGGGTGCCAACGAATTACTCTGACAGTCGCGGATTATCCTTAGGTGATGCATCTCACGTCAATGGTTCGTATTTACCTGGTGAGGTCTACTTTCCTTCTTTCAACGGATCACACTCGGAGGACATAACTCCTCAATCACCTTATGGTCATGTTGTGGATGCTCCATCTCCCAATTCTGCTGCTGACGGGATACTCTCCTTGCGTCTTATATTGAACACCCCCGCTTCGAATCACGACATGAACACGAGTTCTCGGGATCACATATTGACTAACTTGCGTTACTCCAACCACGTTACTTCAACTAATCGCATTATTCCTCAGCACGACCCGCAATGTTTTACTCCAATGACTCGTTCTCTTGGTCTTTTGGATTCTTCAGTTACTGAGGACAGCGCTAGGCATGGTTACTACTTGCCTGACAATGCCTTTATGAGTGTCGACGTTCCTCGTGACATTACAGTTCCTGAGATGGCTACTAATGGTTTTCAGAGTCGTCGTGTAGCGGCATCTCCTGTTACGGAGGGTTCTCGTGGCATGTGGCGTTGTGTCACTGTCAGCCCTGCTTCATCTATTCATACGCCTAAATAG
- a CDS encoding putative aspartate transcarbamoylase, translating to MKMANSNNLVMSILGAGAVGVAIAYAASKSTKVRRFLVSCGICNSNPMADALEPQMRKVAKAMGSINILSVDDLSNQQIICLMELANFFKEKVSQKEDCQVLPNNIMVTLFMEPSTRTRCSFEAAMLRLGGKVISIADASTSSTAKGESEEDSVKVLSSYADVVVMRHSEKGIMERIKEHVKVPLINAGDGQGEHPSQALLDLYTILTYFPIMETNNERAFTICFVGDLKNGRTAHSLAKLLSRYNVVMRYVAPTQLQMPTEIQREVENNFAKYNIPDLPLSRQTSFSQLEDACEGADVIYVTRLQKERMDSQGAKGLLGSYGIQKTLLPKLMKHVKIMHPLPRIDELPPEIDNDERAIYFEQAQNGLYVRMAMLYLILNSKR from the exons atgaaAATGGCAAACTCAAATAACCTAGTCATGTCCATCCTAGGGGCAGGAGCCGTAGGAGTAGCAATTGCGTATGCAGCGTCAAAGTCAACAAAAGTAAGAAGGTTCCTAGTAAGCTGCGGTATATGCAATAGTAACCCAATGGCAGATGCATTGGAACCACAAATGAGAAAAGTTGCAAAAGCCATGGGATCAATCAATATACTCTCAGTAGATGATCTCTCAAACCAACAGATCATATGCCTAATGGAACTGGCAAACTTCTTCAAAGAAAAAGTATCGCAAAAAGAAGATTGCCAAGTTCTACCAAATAATATCATGGTCACACTATTCATGGAACCAAGCACAAGAACCAGATGCTCATTCGAAGCAGCTATGCTCAGGTTGGGAGGGAAAGTTATATCAATTGCAGACGCTTCAACATCGTCGACGGCAAAAGGAGAATCCGAAGAGGATTCTGTAAAAGTATTGTCATCATATGCAGATGTTGTTGTCATGAGACATTCGGAAAAGGGAATTATGGAAAGAATAAAAGAACATGTTAAAGTACCATTGATCAACGCAGGTGACGGACAAGGAGAACACCCAAGTCAAGCACTACTTGACCTGTACACAATTTTAACGTACTTCCCAATAATGGAAACAAACAATGAACGAGCATTCACCATATGCTTCGTAGGTGATTTGAAAAATGGAAGAACAGCACACTCACTGGCAAAACTATTAAGCAGATACAATGTAGTCATGAGATACGTAGCACCAACACAACTACAAATGCCAACTGAAATACAAAGAGAAGTGGAAAATAACTTCGCTAAATAT AATATACCGGATCTGCCACTCTCAAGGCAAACCAGCTTCAGCCAACTGGAAGATGCATGTGAAGGAGCAGATGTTATATACGTAACAAGGTTACAAAAAGAAAGAATGGACAGCCAAGGAGCCAAGGGGCTACTAGGGTCATACGGAATACAAAAGACATTACTACCCAAATTGATGAAACATGTCAAAATCATGCACCCACTACCGAGGATAGATGAATTGCCGCCAGAAATAGATAATGACGAAAGAGCTATATACTTCGAACAAGCACAAAATGGCCTATATGTCAGAATGGCAATGCTATACCTCATTTTAAATAGCAAAAGGTAG
- a CDS encoding U6 snRNA phosphodiesterase family protein: protein MILHMKRTVPHVAGNFHTLVYIRVSLNPEIALCAKKAFELLRRLHRRNQQNEETEKHESDSDGRRKRDFLHLSLCKPIYLKRQFIRPFKDRLEETLKRIKPFYLILDKNIAICANEERNNFFAVLPVETQCNARSISPLIDLVDDIAQIFGYQKYYEQRKPHVSLAVTGNLTSVMTELYKNEPLDGQLYSSHHWMQVERYLGKEEELECDTSDIAQETLKQNGNVEFIINEDMIMPYLNEGSSQDAEPICIYVKEIYILVGSQETAIELGST, encoded by the exons ATGATATTACACATGAAGAGAACAGTACCTCATGTGGCAGGAAATTTTCACacattggtatatatacgAG TATCTTTAAACCCAGAAATTGCTTTATGCGCGAAGAAGGCATTCGAGCTCCTCAGAAGACTGCATAGAAGGaatcaacaaaatgaaGAAACGGAAAAACATGAATCTGATAGTGATGGAAGACGAAAAAGAGACTTCCTACATCTGTCATTGTGTAaaccaatatatctaaaaAGACAATTCATAAGACCATTCAAAGATAGACTGGAAGAAACATTGAAACGAATTAAACC gtTCTATCTAATACTAGATAAGAATATAGCCATATGTGCAAATGAAGAGCGAAATAACTTCTTCGCAGTGCTACCAGTAGAAACACAATGTAACGCGCGATCA ATATCGCCACTTATAGATCTAGTTGACGATATAGCACAAATATTCGGATATCAAAAGTACTACGAACAGAGGAAACCTCACGTGTCACTAGCTGTTACAGGA AATCTAACCAGTGTTATGACAGAGCTCTACAAAAATGAACCACTAGATGGGCAGTTGTATTCGTCACATCACTGGATGCAAGTGGAACGCTACCTAGGCAAAGAAGAGGAACTGGAATGTGATACCAGTGATATCGCACAAGAAACGTTAAAACAAAACGGAAATGTAGAGTTCATCATTAATGAAGATATGATCATGCCGTACCTCAATGAAGGTAGTTCACAGGATGCAGAACCTATATGCATCTACGTAAAggagatatatatactagtAGGATCGCAAGAAACGGCCATAGAGTTGGGTAGTACTTGA
- a CDS encoding Thioredoxin family protein has protein sequence MAPIVDIFSRFILLCVYAVRIVTCLEEHSIVEWARDSNGIELLSITESEYVPISPHNVSNDGDNSSVYDSLSIASFDAPTASGLYCAYEPLGIGPVSMGELSSAKLALRKGYPVGYIRGHGSFVGDFSGVDANISRFGLFGGGGSGSGSLEQLIEDNKTSGGVLLVDFYATWCRPCDTMKANLSIIESRYKPGKLVIHKIDVDQNAELSASYEITALPTLLLFRRGELVKRVRGVVDVSTLMGMINEALDDAS, from the exons ATGGCTCCCATAGTCGATATATTCTCTAGATTCATTTTGTTGTGTGTATACGCAGTCCGTATAGTTACGTGTCTTGAGGAGCATTCCATTGTGGAATGGGCGCGTGATTCCAATGGTATAGAATTACTATCTATCACAGAGAGTGAATATGTGCCTATATCTCCACACAACGTATCGAATGATGGCGATAATTCCAGCGTTTATGATTCCTTGTCTATAGCATCATTTGATGCTCCTACGGCTTCTGGGCTTTATTGTGCATATGAACCTTTGGGTATAGGTCCCGTTTCGATGGGTGAACTATCTTCTGCCAAATTAGCTCTCAGGAAGGGCTATCCTGTTGGCTACATCCGTGGTCACGGTAGCTTCGTTGGCGACTTCTCGGGAGTTGACGCCAATATATCAAGATTTGGTTTATTTGGTGGCGGCGGCTCAGGTTCTGGATCTTTAGAACAG TTGATTGAGGATAACAAGACTTCTGGTGGCGTCCTTCTGGTTGACTTTTATGCTACGTG GTGTCGTCCTTGTGATACTATGAAGGCTAATTTG AGTATCATTGAGAGTCGTTACAAGCCTGGTAAGCTTGTGATTCACAAGATAGACGTGGATCAAAATGCTGAGCTCTCTGCATCCTATGAGATAACTGCGTTACCTACATTATTGCTCTTTAGGCGTGGCGAGTTGGTTAAGCGCGTTAGGGGTGTCGTTGACGTTTCCACTTTGATGGGTATGATCAATGAGGCGTTAGATGATGCATCATAA
- a CDS encoding Rhomboid family protein yields the protein MCKLGRMSTPLRYNALVRHRYLSFITSKTTYRNRALCRSEAVFIAPPFYRSHCYNVKDTGRSYSYQGQSQRSDHSGSFNRILCFGSTAFALCRSWDPKGYGDSEDDNIASLDESSSEGWYKDDDYFSVDIPIDFGHSNAHHSPRSGILSPSGDYPHNNSSDHGLCRDAIKSGSFSLMGIISSMNNVSPNGFGRFFLLCCGSVFGLWSLSDRIHNPWLSQFLQRHFLASRSSFDMRRWHTLLTSSISHASFFHLFLNCMMFHQLINTFARHMAPPLPSRPSVSSIDRLFSSLSSSIEGFFWPSTHTKRRMDTVQTSDIMGVMVLSGICSSLGHVALYKTPVYGASGAISGLLYLLASTFPNSYFHTVFPVPGLQVSILQICQMFVATNVYFLFFGTALRNIAWSAHLFGFGAGALYCYLQQHVFKRRGFRNPVTLSFRTASSQWRRTFKGIMSS from the exons atgtgtaagctCGGCAGGATGTCAACACCGCTTCGATATAATGCTTTAGTACGACATCGATACTTATCGTTTATTACGTCTAAAACAACCTATCGCAATAGGGCATTGTGTCGTTCGGAAGCTGTTTTTATAGCTCCTCCATTTTACAGGAGTCATTGCTATAATGTGAAGGACACTGGCCGCTCTTATAGTTACCAAGGTCAATCTCAGCGCTCAGACCACAGCGGGTCATTTAATCGCATTTTATGCTTCGGCAGTACTGCTTTTGCTCTATGCCGATCCTGGGATCCTAAGGGTTATGGAGACAGCGAGGATGATAACATAGCCTCACTTGATGAAAGCTCATCTGAGGGTTGGTATAAGGATGATGACTACTTTAGTGTTGACATACCTATAGATTTTGGTCACTCCAATGCGCATCATTCACCTCGCAGCGGTATATTATCCCCTTCAGGTGATTATCCTCATAACAATTCAAGTGACCATGGTTTATGTCGTGATGCTATAAAATCAGGTTCATTTTCTTTGATGGGtattatatcatctatGAACAATGTATCTCCTAATGGTTTTGGGAGGTTCTTTTTACTTTGTTGTGGATCTGTTTTTGGTCTTTGGTCTTTGAGTGACCGTATTCACAACCCATGGTTATCGCAATTTCTTCAACGTCATTTTCTGGCTTCTCGTAGTTCGTTCGATATGCGCCGGTGGCATACGTTATTGACATCTA GTATTAGTCATGCATCATTTTTCCATTTATTTCTTAACTGCATGATGTTTCATCAGTTGATCAACACGTTTGCTCGTCACATGGCACCACCATTACCAAGTCGACCTTCAGTTTCGTCTATTGACCGTTTATTTTCGTCGTTAAGTTCGAGTATCGAGGGTTTCTTTTGGCCAAGTACCCATACCAAACGTCGTATGGATACTGTCCAGACATCGGACATTATGGGTGTGATGGTCCTATCTGGTATATGTTCTAGTTTGGGCCACGTGGCACTGTACAAGACCCCTGTTTATGGTGCTTCTGGCGCCATATCTGGTTTATTATATCTGCTGGCATCAACATTTCCGAATAGTTACTTTCATACTGTTTTCCCGGTACCTGGTTTACAAGTCAGCATTTTGCAGATATGTCAGATGTTTGTGGCTACTAATGTCTACTTTCTATTTTTCGGGACTGCTTTACGTAACATAGCCTGGTCTGCGCATTTGTTTGGTTTTGGTGCTGGAGcattatattgttatttaCAGCAGCATGTTTTCAAGCGTCGCGGTTTTCGCAATCCTGTTACATTATCGTTCCGCACTGCTAGCAGTCAATGGCGCAGGACCTTTAAGG GTATTATGAGTTCATAG
- a CDS encoding putative integral membrane protein, with protein MLNFGARSILNARRGVYYIPASARTVSHYVKHDCEGRGFRKLLGPFWVYTTPVFLTNFAYIGFFFTLLMYPLDSKLYNVRGVKAALDAKIAS; from the exons ATGCTTAATTTTGGTGCGAGGTCAATTTTAAACGCCCGTAGGGGTGTTTACTACATTCCGGCTTCTGCTAGAACGGTTAGCCATTATGTGAAGCATGACTGTGAGGGTCGTGGATTTCGCAAGTTGCTAGGTCCATTTTGGGTATATACG ACACCTGTATTTCTAACTAATTTCGCCTATATTGGTTTTTTCTTTACTCTTTTGATGTATCCTTTGGACTCAAAGCTTTACAATGTGCGCGGTGTG AAAGCTGCACTTGACGCCAAAATAGCTTCATGA